The following are encoded together in the Humulus lupulus chromosome 5, drHumLupu1.1, whole genome shotgun sequence genome:
- the LOC133834628 gene encoding hevamine-A-like gives MARASHVTVSLLLLQTLAVIQFSHAAGGIAIYWGQNGFEGNLAQTCTTGRYSFVNIAYLNKFGNGQTPGINLAGHCNQETCATTSEGIRSCQNKGIKVMLSIGGAEGAYSLASPADAKNVADYLWNNFLGGTSTSRPLGDAVLDGIDFDIVQGSNKYWEDLARNLKAYSRVGKPVYLTAAPQCPLPDNFLGSALNTGLFDYVWVQFYNNPPCQYSSSGDVSSLLRSWSQWTTSIKAEKIFLGLPAAPEAASTGKGFIPPNVLTTQILPVIKKSPKYGGVMLWSKFFDDKTGYSSAIIGSV, from the coding sequence ATGGCTAGAGCTTCCCATGTTACAGTTTCTCTACTACTCCTCCAAACTTTGGCCGTAATCCAATTCTCTCATGCTGCTGGGGGCATTGCCATCTACTGGGGCCAAAACGGCTTCGAGGGAAACTTAGCACAAACTTGCACTACCGGAAGATATTCCTTTGTCAACATAGCTTATCTCAACAAGTTTGGCAATGGCCAAACCCCGGGGATCAACCTCGCTGGCCACTGCAACCAGGAAACTTGCGCCACCACTAGTGAAGGCATAAGAAGTTGCCAAAACAAAGGGATCAAAGTAATGCTCTCCATTGGAGGAGCTGAAGGAGCCTACTCTCTTGCATCTCCAGCAGATGCAAAAAACGTGGCAGATTATTTGTGGAACAATTTCTTGGGTGGTACATCAACTTCTCGTCCCTTAGGCGATGCCGTTTTGGATGGTATAGATTTTGACATTGTACAGGGTTCGAACAAGTATTGGGAGGATCTGGCCCGCAACCTAAAGGCATATAGCAGAGTAGGAAAACCTGTATACTTGACTGCAGCTCCTCAGTGTCCACTTCCTGACAATTTCCTTGGAAGTGCTCTTAACACAGGTCTGTTTGACTATGTTTGGGTTCAGTTTTACAACAATCCTCCTTGCCAGTACTCAAGTTCGGGTGATGTTAGTAGTCTTTTGAGATCATGGAGCCAGTGGACTACATCGATAAAGGCAGAGAAGATTTTCTTGGGCTTGCCGGCAGCACCTGAGGCAGCTTCCACTGGAAAAGGGTTCATTCCACCTAATGTTCTGACTACTCAAATTCTACCGGTGATAAAGAAATCGCCCAAGTATGGAGGTGTAATGTTATGGTCCAAGTTCTTTGATGACAAAACTGGCTACAGTTCAGCTATCATTGGAAGTGTGTGA
- the LOC133834626 gene encoding hevamine-A-like — MHKAQYSTKNMARASHVTLLLLLLQTLALIQFSHAGGIAIYWGQNVNEGTLAQTCATGRYSFVNIAFLYKFGNGQTPEINLSGHCNPARCTIASEGIRSCQRQGIKVMLSLGGGQGAYSLASPADAKNVADYLWNNFLGGTSTSRPLGDAVLDGIDFDIELGSNKYWEDLATNLKAYSRVGRPVYLTAAPQCPFIPDHFLGSALNTGLFDYVWIQFYNNPPCQYSSGNVNNLLSSWNKWTASIKAGKIFLGLPASPAAASTGKGYIPPNVLTSQILPVIKNSPKYGGVMLWSKYFDDKNGYSSSILQSV; from the coding sequence ATGCACAAAGCACAATATTCTACCAAAAACATGGCTAGAGCTTCCCATGTTACACTTCTTCTACTGCTACTCCAAACCTTGGCCTTGATCCAATTCTCTCATGCTGGGGGAATTGCCATCTACTGGGGCCAAAACGTCAACGAAGGAACCTTAGCACAGACTTGCGCCACCGGAAGATATTCCTTCGTCAACATAGCTTTTCTCTACAAGTTTGGCAATGGCCAAACCCCGGAGATCAACCTCTCCGGCCACTGCAACCCTGCCCGTTGCACCATTGCTAGCGAAGGCATAAGAAGTTGCCAAAGGCAAGGGATCAAAGTAATGCTCTCCCTCGGAGGAGGTCAAGGAGCCTACTCTCTTGCATCTCCAGCAGATGCAAAGAACGTAGCAGATTATTTGTGGAACAATTTCTTGGGTGGTACGTCAACTTCTCGTCCATTAGGCGACGCCGTTTTGGATGGTATAGATTTCGACATTGAACTTGGTTCGAACAAGTATTGGGAGGATCTGGCCACCAACCTAAAGGCATATAGCAGAGTAGGAAGACCTGTTTACTTGACTGCAGCTCCTCAGTGTCCATTTATTCCTGATCACTTTCTTGGAAGTGCTCTTAACACGGGGCTGTTTGACTATGTTTGGATTCAGTTTTACAACAATCCTCCTTGCCAATACTCTTCTGGAAATGTGAATAATCTCCTGAGCTCATGGAACAAGTGGACTGCATCGATAAAGGCAGGGAAGATTTTCTTGGGCTTGCCGGCATCACCTGCTGCAGCTTCCACCGGAAAAGGGTATATTCCGCCTAATGTTCTTACTTCTCAAATTCTTCCGGTGATAAAGAATTCGCCCAAGTATGGAGGTGTAATGTTGTGGTCCAAGTACTTTGACGACAAAAATGGCTACAGTTCAAGTATCTTACAAAGTGTGTGA